The following coding sequences are from one Fibrobacter sp. window:
- the nadA gene encoding quinolinate synthase NadA, with product MTAEELYNRLKTIQPGAVLCTYSMEKVEQMLPVINEINELKKERDAVILAHSYVAPEIILGVADYDGDSFKLSQDATKVEAKTIVFSAVRFMGETAKILNPTKDVLIPGPLTGCSLADSITGAEVRALREKYPDHTFVCYINTTADVKANCDVCVTSSNVMKIVSSLENDKIVFVPDGLMGQNLIEEMKKRNIKKEIVLHSGCCYVHETYDSELINFFRSQNPGLKVVSHPECHPGVALLSDYVGSTGQMVSYIKEQPENTPFLLLTECGLNARMQYEFPNKRFIGSCSMCKYMKSNSLENILETLRHPDSAQHVELDEATRVAAKKCIDAMFYYAAK from the coding sequence ATGACCGCAGAAGAACTTTACAATCGTCTTAAGACTATCCAGCCCGGCGCTGTCCTTTGCACCTATTCCATGGAAAAAGTGGAACAGATGCTTCCCGTCATCAACGAGATTAACGAACTGAAGAAGGAACGTGACGCCGTGATTCTCGCCCACAGTTACGTTGCCCCGGAAATCATCCTGGGTGTTGCCGACTACGACGGCGACAGTTTCAAGCTGAGCCAGGACGCCACCAAGGTGGAAGCAAAGACCATCGTCTTCTCCGCAGTCCGTTTCATGGGCGAAACCGCCAAGATTCTGAACCCCACCAAGGACGTTCTGATTCCGGGTCCTCTTACCGGTTGTAGCCTGGCCGACTCCATTACCGGAGCCGAAGTCCGCGCCCTCCGCGAAAAGTATCCCGACCACACTTTCGTCTGCTACATCAATACCACCGCCGACGTGAAGGCAAACTGCGACGTTTGCGTCACCAGTTCCAACGTGATGAAGATCGTAAGCAGTCTCGAAAACGATAAAATCGTATTCGTACCCGATGGTCTCATGGGCCAGAACCTCATTGAGGAAATGAAGAAGCGTAACATCAAGAAGGAAATCGTTCTCCATAGCGGTTGCTGCTACGTGCACGAAACCTACGATTCCGAACTGATCAACTTCTTCCGCAGCCAGAATCCGGGCCTGAAGGTGGTAAGCCATCCCGAATGCCATCCGGGCGTCGCCCTCCTCAGCGATTACGTGGGCAGCACCGGTCAAATGGTTTCCTACATCAAGGAACAGCCGGAAAATACTCCGTTCCTGCTCCTTACCGAATGCGGCCTCAATGCCCGTATGCAGTACGAGTTCCCCAATAAGCGCTTTATCGGTAGCTGCAGCATGTGTAAGTACATGAAATCCAACTCCCTGGAAAACATTCTGGAAACCCTCCGTCATCCGGACTCGGCCCAGCATGTGGAACTGGACGAAGCAACTCGCGTCGCCGCAAAGAAGTGCATCGACGCCATGTTCTACTACGCAGCTAAGTAG
- a CDS encoding DUF3516 domain-containing protein codes for MSENTPLFLKDFLPKNNKDAQNSGDQQADVSSEALLESFLTWAESKGTSLYPAQEEAILELLDGKNVILNTPTGSGKSMVALAMHFDSLAHGRRSVYTCPIKALVNEKWMALCKEFGPENVGLSTGDATVNRDAPIICCTAEILANMALCEGEMSTISDVVMDEFHYYSDKERGAAWQVPLLTMPHTRFLLMSATIGATEFFEKEMTKHTGKESVTVRSTDRPVPLDFTYSETELSNTVQKLVNEGKAPVYVVHFTQAAAATNAQNFMSLDLCSKEEKVAINEAIKEVRFSSPYGPEVKRWLKQGIGIHHAGLLPKYRILCEKLAQKGLLKVICGTDTLGVGVNVPIRTVLFTQLCKYSGDKTAILTARDFHQIAGRAGRKGFDNIGYVVAQAPEHVIENLKLEAKTKQTGKKFQKKKPPEHGYVPFDKGTYERLIQAAPEPLTSSFQVSHGMLLNILSRPTDGCRAMRNLLKDCHESAASKKKLEKRAFQLFRGLVEGKIIEFVPQVAPGYSKLRVNMDLQDDFSMNQPLSLYLLDTLPKLDKDSPDYALDVITLCESIVENPETILRIQQNKAKNARMDEMKAQGMEFNQRMEELEKVEYPKPLREFLYDTYNAFAENHPWVDVNVEPKSIVREMFENFSTFSGYVKQYNLQRMEAILLRHLNYVYKVLQQTVPDGYKNDELRDMEEYLGDMIRRTDSSLLEEWEKMAHPEDYQKRMEAAGATELETAFGADKVAADITYDKKRFVNMVRQRIFQLMGALQKQAYGDALDMLADDLAEGQMLVDGEGKPWTESRLLEIMAAYTAEHHKFRLDVEGRSIHHSIITYDGDIMRIQQMLQDEEDFNDWSIDFEIDMKECREAGMPLIKMMRIGEV; via the coding sequence ATGAGCGAAAATACCCCCCTCTTTCTAAAAGATTTCCTTCCCAAGAACAACAAGGACGCACAAAACTCCGGCGATCAGCAAGCCGACGTTTCTTCTGAAGCCCTTTTGGAATCTTTCTTGACATGGGCAGAATCCAAGGGAACTTCGCTTTACCCCGCCCAGGAAGAAGCCATCTTGGAACTTCTGGACGGAAAAAATGTCATTTTGAATACTCCCACCGGTTCCGGGAAATCCATGGTGGCCCTGGCTATGCATTTCGATAGTCTGGCCCACGGAAGACGCAGCGTTTACACCTGCCCCATCAAGGCCTTGGTCAACGAAAAATGGATGGCCCTGTGTAAGGAATTTGGCCCCGAAAATGTAGGACTTTCCACAGGTGACGCCACCGTCAATCGCGACGCCCCCATCATCTGCTGTACTGCCGAAATTCTCGCCAACATGGCCCTTTGCGAAGGGGAAATGTCCACCATTTCCGACGTGGTCATGGATGAATTCCATTACTACTCCGACAAGGAACGCGGCGCAGCCTGGCAGGTTCCTCTCTTGACCATGCCACACACACGATTCCTTCTCATGAGCGCAACCATCGGCGCCACGGAATTTTTCGAGAAGGAAATGACGAAGCATACGGGTAAGGAATCCGTTACCGTCCGCTCTACAGACCGCCCGGTTCCTCTTGATTTTACCTACTCCGAAACGGAACTTTCCAACACCGTTCAAAAACTTGTGAACGAAGGGAAGGCTCCTGTTTATGTGGTGCATTTTACCCAGGCTGCTGCAGCAACCAACGCCCAGAATTTCATGAGTTTGGACCTTTGTTCCAAGGAAGAAAAGGTGGCCATCAACGAAGCCATCAAGGAAGTTCGTTTCAGCAGCCCCTACGGCCCCGAAGTGAAGCGTTGGCTGAAGCAGGGCATCGGCATTCACCATGCAGGACTTTTACCGAAGTACAGAATTCTCTGCGAAAAGTTGGCTCAGAAAGGTTTGCTGAAAGTCATCTGCGGAACGGACACCTTAGGCGTTGGTGTCAATGTTCCTATTCGTACCGTTTTGTTCACACAGCTCTGTAAGTACAGCGGCGACAAGACCGCAATCCTTACCGCACGCGACTTCCACCAGATCGCAGGACGCGCAGGTCGTAAGGGTTTTGACAACATAGGCTACGTGGTGGCCCAGGCTCCGGAACACGTTATTGAAAACCTAAAGTTAGAAGCCAAGACAAAACAGACCGGGAAAAAATTCCAAAAGAAAAAGCCGCCTGAACACGGCTACGTTCCTTTCGACAAGGGAACATACGAACGCTTGATCCAGGCCGCTCCAGAGCCACTTACCTCCAGTTTCCAGGTGAGCCACGGAATGCTTTTGAACATTCTCAGCCGCCCCACCGACGGTTGCCGCGCCATGCGAAATCTGTTGAAGGATTGTCACGAATCCGCAGCAAGCAAAAAGAAGTTGGAAAAGCGCGCATTCCAGTTATTCCGCGGCCTGGTAGAAGGCAAGATTATTGAATTTGTACCGCAGGTAGCACCGGGCTACAGCAAGCTCCGCGTGAACATGGATTTGCAGGACGACTTCTCCATGAATCAGCCCCTTTCCCTGTACCTGCTGGACACTTTGCCAAAGTTGGACAAGGACAGCCCCGACTACGCTTTAGATGTTATTACTTTGTGCGAAAGCATCGTGGAAAACCCCGAAACCATCTTGCGCATTCAGCAAAACAAGGCGAAGAACGCCCGCATGGATGAAATGAAGGCCCAGGGTATGGAATTCAACCAGCGTATGGAAGAATTGGAAAAGGTGGAATACCCCAAGCCCCTCCGCGAATTCCTTTACGACACCTACAACGCCTTCGCAGAAAACCACCCGTGGGTCGACGTAAACGTGGAACCCAAATCCATCGTCCGCGAAATGTTTGAAAACTTCAGCACCTTCAGCGGTTACGTAAAACAGTACAACTTGCAGCGCATGGAAGCAATTCTCCTGCGCCACCTGAACTACGTCTACAAAGTTCTGCAGCAAACTGTTCCCGATGGATACAAAAACGACGAACTCCGCGATATGGAAGAGTACCTTGGCGACATGATTCGTCGCACGGACTCCAGCCTTCTGGAAGAATGGGAAAAGATGGCCCATCCCGAAGACTATCAGAAGCGTATGGAAGCCGCCGGGGCTACGGAACTGGAAACCGCATTTGGCGCCGACAAGGTGGCCGCCGACATTACCTACGACAAGAAACGTTTCGTCAATATGGTGCGTCAGCGCATCTTCCAGCTCATGGGCGCACTCCAAAAGCAAGCTTACGGCGATGCGCTTGACATGCTGGCAGACGACTTGGCAGAAGGCCAAATGCTGGTGGACGGCGAAGGCAAGCCATGGACCGAAAGCCGCTTACTGGAAATCATGGCAGCCTACACCGCAGAACACCACAAGTTCCGTCTGGACGTAGAAGGAAGATCCATCCATCACAGCATTATCACTTACGATGGAGACATCATGCGCATCCAGCAAATGCTGCAGGACGAAGAAGATTTCAACGACTGGAGTATCGATTTCGAAATTGATATGAAGGAATGTCGCGAAGCCGGCATGCCTTTGATCAAGATGATGAGAATCGGCGAAGTTTAA